A window of Sulfobacillus thermosulfidooxidans contains these coding sequences:
- the ispD gene encoding 2-C-methyl-D-erythritol 4-phosphate cytidylyltransferase, which yields MKSFGILLAAGQSRRMGALGPKLWLMVAGRPAIAWSLWHFAVKGEFDAGVVVARPEDFEQIQHWLDQFGLTHWLLTAGSTERYLSVQQGLAALKGLAQDQDVVLIHDAARILVPCGVIDRVRHAAFEQGAAMPALPVTDTVKGVVETPVGVEVTKTIPRSHLRLAQTPQGFHYHIICQAHEAWKHGVPTDDAEVVEYLGHRVMVVPGDYDNRKLTTPEDLTWFEWRLQQIHD from the coding sequence GTGAAAAGTTTTGGGATATTGTTGGCGGCAGGTCAAAGTCGGCGCATGGGCGCCTTAGGTCCAAAATTATGGCTAATGGTGGCAGGGCGTCCTGCAATAGCGTGGAGCCTGTGGCATTTTGCGGTGAAGGGTGAATTTGATGCGGGCGTGGTGGTGGCACGTCCCGAAGATTTTGAGCAGATTCAGCACTGGCTTGACCAGTTTGGCTTAACACACTGGTTGTTGACTGCGGGATCCACAGAACGGTATTTATCCGTACAACAAGGTCTTGCAGCGCTTAAAGGGTTAGCCCAAGATCAGGATGTCGTGTTAATTCATGATGCGGCGCGGATTTTGGTTCCTTGTGGGGTGATTGACCGGGTACGACATGCTGCATTTGAGCAAGGAGCGGCGATGCCGGCACTTCCCGTTACGGATACCGTCAAAGGAGTTGTGGAAACGCCTGTGGGTGTCGAGGTGACAAAGACCATTCCCCGCAGTCATTTGCGTCTCGCACAAACTCCTCAAGGATTTCACTACCATATAATTTGCCAAGCTCATGAAGCATGGAAACACGGGGTCCCAACGGATGATGCCGAGGTTGTGGAATATTTAGGACACCGGGTCATGGTCGTGCCAGGAGATTATGATAACCGCAAACTGACGACACCGGAAGATTTGACATGGTTTGAATGGAGGTTACAACAAATCCATGACTAA
- a CDS encoding N-acetylmuramoyl-L-alanine amidase family protein yields the protein MNVARKIPVWLAIFGLLGAFLITCYQLPVSPAMTLTPIVVIDPGHGGQDPGAIGAQGVYEKNINLSIGLLLSSLLRQKQIHVYMTRTSDQTPSAPPFHNVRDLRYRAFLARQWHATIFVSIHTNAEPSGIAQGPIVYYRSGSVSSWELASQVSTALARVTGKVIRPRPIRQLVLQEVTVPAINVEVGFLTHPLDTSRLLNSQYQTQLAAAIAEGIMHYLNRGQ from the coding sequence TTGAATGTCGCCCGCAAAATTCCTGTATGGCTCGCAATTTTCGGATTGCTGGGAGCCTTCCTCATCACCTGCTATCAACTTCCCGTAAGTCCGGCCATGACCCTCACCCCCATTGTGGTCATTGACCCCGGCCATGGAGGTCAAGATCCTGGTGCTATTGGAGCCCAGGGAGTTTATGAAAAAAATATAAATCTCAGTATTGGTCTTCTCTTATCAAGTCTTTTACGTCAGAAACAGATTCATGTATATATGACCCGGACAAGCGACCAGACTCCTAGTGCACCTCCTTTTCATAATGTACGCGATTTACGGTACCGAGCATTTTTAGCGCGCCAGTGGCATGCCACCATTTTTGTTTCTATTCATACCAACGCGGAACCCAGTGGCATCGCCCAAGGCCCTATCGTCTATTACCGCTCTGGATCCGTGTCATCGTGGGAATTAGCCTCACAAGTCTCTACCGCCTTGGCGAGAGTAACGGGAAAAGTCATTCGTCCTCGTCCCATTCGCCAATTGGTCCTACAAGAAGTTACCGTCCCCGCCATCAATGTTGAGGTCGGTTTCCTGACGCATCCGCTCGATACATCCCGACTCCTCAATTCCCAATATCAAACTCAATTAGCGGCAGCCATTGCTGAAGGGATTATGCACTATTTAAACCGGGGCCAATAA
- the ispF gene encoding 2-C-methyl-D-erythritol 2,4-cyclodiphosphate synthase — protein MTNRIGQGIDVHPLVANRPLILGGVDIPFEKGLEGDTDGDVLTHAYMDAILGALAMGDLGTYFHAEDPDVKGASSVALMARVVEMMTHAHYQVISADLTVVAQRPKLAPYIMAIRQNLSRASGCPLDCFSVKATTTDHLGALGREEGILALATVLLAPV, from the coding sequence ATGACTAATCGCATCGGACAAGGTATTGATGTGCATCCCTTAGTGGCTAACCGTCCCTTAATTTTAGGGGGAGTGGATATTCCTTTTGAGAAGGGCCTAGAAGGTGATACGGATGGCGATGTACTAACCCATGCATATATGGATGCCATATTGGGAGCATTAGCCATGGGGGATTTAGGCACGTATTTTCATGCAGAGGATCCGGATGTTAAAGGGGCCTCATCAGTGGCGTTAATGGCTCGTGTAGTGGAGATGATGACCCACGCACATTATCAGGTGATTTCGGCTGATTTGACCGTCGTGGCCCAGCGACCCAAATTAGCGCCCTATATCATGGCGATTCGCCAAAATTTAAGTCGTGCCAGTGGCTGTCCATTGGATTGCTTTTCCGTGAAAGCCACAACTACCGATCATTTAGGAGCCTTGGGGCGTGAAGAAGGCATTTTAGCGTTAGCAACCGTCTTATTGGCCCCGGTTTAA